From a region of the Impatiens glandulifera chromosome 4, dImpGla2.1, whole genome shotgun sequence genome:
- the LOC124936921 gene encoding protein DESIGUAL 3-like, giving the protein MARDFGPVICMSIMIMDIIAGILGIEADLAQNKVKNLRVWIFECRDPSYEAFKLGLAAAVLLAITHAITNLLSGFIVIWSKEEMDKASPNKKLAVASLISSWILLVIAFSLLIAGALENSRSRKDCGISHHRLLSLGGVLCFFHGLFCVVYYVSASAFTREDKKLNPPSVQHV; this is encoded by the exons ATGGCGAGAGATTTTGGCCCTGTTATATGCATGTCGATCATGATCATGGATATCATTGCAGGAATACTTGGCATTGAAGCTGACTTGGCTCAGAACAAG GTGAAGAATTTGAGGGTGTGGATATTTGAGTGCAGGGATCCAAGTTATGAGGCATTCAAGCTGGGTTTGGCTGCAGCTGTGCTCTTGGCAATTACTCACGCAATTACAAACTTGCTTAGTGGCTTCATCGTTATTTGGTCTAAAGAAGAGATGGACAAAGCATCCCCTAACAAAAAACTTGCTGTTGCCTCCCTCATCTCCTCATG GATTTTACTTGTTATTGCATTTTCGTTACTGATTGCGGGAGCATTGGAGAACTCAAGGTCAAGGAAAGATTGTGGCATATCGCACCATCGTTTATTGTCCTTGGGAGGGGTATTGTGCTTTTTCCATGGTTTGTTTTGTGTTGTTTATTATGTCTCGGCCTCTGCCTTTACTCGAGAAGACAAGAAATTGAATCCACCGAGTGTCCAACATGTATGA